The Lacrimispora xylanolytica genome has a segment encoding these proteins:
- a CDS encoding SpoIIE family protein phosphatase: MFRRKPAHYDMANVNVYTAKRLNDMANSLGELARACTDELSAEQGLTKEDGVAALETAAAMVCAGCNKCFVAPGKEPDNQYYLNYLIRAFEQKGNVDYGDMPRFFLETCKRKDEYMVHLNRNLGRATMNLAWKNRFLESRDAVIVQFKELAVILEEFSHQVEHAMDITPDWEDEVKKAFRRNHIVIEKMLLLEYENHQREAYLTMRTLNGRCVTVKEAAEILENAMEDGEWAVAPDGRNLVTKQLDTIRFVEKGEYRVIYGAAKAVKSGEEVSGDNYTFGQVQPGQVIISLSDGMGSGKAAEEESRQVIELTQRLLEAGFSTRAALKMVNTVLLLTGLSQHPATLDLCCIDLKTGILEAMKLGAAATYILSEKGVELLEAGEVPMGILNPVEPVLLSKKLWDDNRIIMVSDGILDALPADDKELMLKEFISRMPVKNPQDMADRILLFARSFTETAADDMTVLTAGIWKRK, encoded by the coding sequence GTGTTCAGACGTAAGCCAGCACATTATGATATGGCGAATGTGAATGTATATACGGCTAAAAGATTAAATGACATGGCAAATTCATTGGGTGAGCTTGCCAGGGCGTGCACAGATGAACTGTCCGCAGAACAGGGACTTACGAAGGAAGATGGTGTGGCAGCGCTTGAGACCGCTGCAGCCATGGTATGCGCAGGTTGTAATAAATGCTTTGTGGCTCCGGGAAAAGAACCGGACAATCAGTATTATCTGAATTATCTGATTCGTGCATTTGAACAGAAAGGAAACGTGGACTACGGGGACATGCCCCGTTTTTTTCTGGAGACCTGTAAAAGGAAAGACGAATACATGGTTCATTTGAACCGTAACCTGGGCAGGGCTACCATGAATCTGGCGTGGAAGAACCGTTTTTTAGAGAGCCGGGATGCGGTCATTGTCCAGTTTAAGGAGCTGGCTGTTATTTTAGAGGAATTTTCCCATCAGGTGGAACACGCCATGGACATCACTCCGGACTGGGAGGATGAAGTAAAGAAGGCGTTTCGGCGAAACCATATCGTGATAGAAAAAATGCTTCTTCTGGAATATGAAAATCACCAGAGAGAGGCATACTTGACCATGAGGACTTTAAATGGCCGCTGTGTCACCGTCAAGGAGGCCGCAGAGATTTTAGAAAACGCCATGGAGGATGGAGAATGGGCCGTGGCACCGGACGGCAGAAATCTGGTGACAAAGCAGCTGGACACCATTCGGTTTGTGGAAAAAGGAGAATACCGTGTCATCTACGGAGCTGCAAAGGCCGTAAAAAGCGGGGAAGAGGTATCTGGAGATAATTATACCTTTGGACAGGTTCAACCTGGACAAGTCATTATAAGCCTTTCTGACGGTATGGGAAGCGGCAAGGCGGCAGAGGAAGAGAGCCGCCAGGTCATCGAGCTGACCCAAAGACTTTTAGAGGCGGGATTTTCCACCAGAGCAGCACTTAAGATGGTGAATACCGTTCTTTTGCTGACCGGATTATCTCAACATCCAGCCACCCTGGACTTATGCTGCATTGACCTTAAAACTGGAATTTTAGAAGCCATGAAGCTGGGAGCGGCAGCGACCTATATTCTCAGTGAAAAAGGCGTGGAGCTGTTAGAGGCAGGGGAGGTGCCCATGGGTATTTTAAATCCGGTGGAGCCTGTGCTCCTTTCAAAAAAGCTATGGGATGACAACCGGATCATCATGGTAAGCGACGGGATACTGGATGCCCTTCCGGCCGATGATAAGGAGCTGATGTTAAAAGAGTTTATTTCCCGTATGCCGGTGAAAAATCCGCAGGATATGGCAGACAGGATTCTTTTGTTCGCCAGATCCTTTACGGAGACGGCAGCTGACGATATGACGGTGCTGACCGCCGGTATCTGGAAACGAAAATAA
- the yabP gene encoding sporulation protein YabP, with protein sequence MEEKVNIRPHRLTIENRASGTLTGIREVVSFDENQVILDTDLGLLTLKGKDLHVSRLTLEKGEVDLNGSIESLNYSSNEALRRSGESLLSRLFK encoded by the coding sequence ATGGAAGAGAAAGTGAATATTCGCCCTCATAGGCTGACGATAGAAAACCGTGCCTCCGGTACGTTAACAGGAATACGGGAAGTGGTGTCATTTGATGAGAATCAGGTCATTCTTGATACAGACCTGGGACTGCTTACCCTGAAGGGAAAAGATCTTCACGTAAGCCGTCTGACTCTGGAAAAGGGAGAAGTGGATTTAAACGGGAGCATTGAAAGCTTAAATTATTCCTCTAACGAGGCACTTCGCCGGTCCGGCGAATCCCTGCTTTCCAGGCTGTTTAAATAA
- the tilS gene encoding tRNA lysidine(34) synthetase TilS, translating to MYKTILEFIRRNRLFLPGDRVIVALSGGADSVCLLVVLNECKDELGISLKAVHVHHGLRGREADRDSEYAKTLSKSLSLPFSCVHVDVTGYAREHRLSVEEAGRLLRYEVLENERLSFGGNKIAVAHHKDDQAETILHHLFRGTGLKGLGGIRPERDRIVRPLLAVGKTEILAYLEEKGISYCEDSTNSHTDYARNRIRGILLPAIKKEINQRAEDNIIHAGEMAAKADEYLEKQAEKFLKEWAVLKRDENGALLSIGVKTEGLILEEDIIRTYVLRAMIRLVSGSMKDISMTHVEGTKALLWAQSGKQINLPGGRIALRSSDYLWIKNKMKNETVDNPNDILLPQVDFQVFPYKKGQEIPKNGYTKWFDYDKIKCALSVRYRQTGDYLTLTGGGRKTVKAFMIDEKIPREERGKIPLIADGSHVLWVIGYRISEYYKITDDTHTVIQMQLDGGKDNG from the coding sequence ATGTACAAAACGATATTGGAATTTATCAGACGGAACCGGCTTTTTCTCCCGGGGGACCGCGTCATCGTGGCGCTTTCCGGAGGAGCCGATTCGGTCTGTCTTCTTGTAGTCTTAAATGAATGTAAGGATGAGCTGGGGATTTCCTTAAAGGCCGTCCACGTCCATCACGGGCTGAGGGGCCGGGAGGCCGACAGAGACAGCGAGTATGCAAAGACGCTGTCCAAGTCCCTTTCCCTGCCTTTTTCCTGTGTCCACGTGGATGTTACAGGCTATGCCAGGGAACACAGGCTGTCGGTGGAAGAAGCGGGAAGGCTTCTTCGCTATGAAGTGCTTGAAAATGAACGCTTAAGCTTTGGGGGCAATAAAATTGCTGTGGCCCATCATAAGGATGATCAGGCGGAAACCATTTTACATCATTTGTTCCGGGGGACCGGCTTAAAAGGGCTTGGAGGAATCCGACCGGAAAGAGACCGGATTGTCCGGCCACTCTTGGCTGTTGGCAAGACAGAAATTCTTGCATATCTGGAAGAAAAAGGGATATCATATTGTGAGGACTCCACCAATTCCCACACCGATTATGCCAGAAACCGGATTCGGGGAATCTTGCTTCCAGCCATTAAAAAAGAAATCAATCAAAGGGCAGAGGATAATATTATCCACGCCGGAGAAATGGCTGCAAAAGCCGATGAATATTTAGAGAAGCAGGCGGAAAAATTTCTAAAGGAATGGGCCGTCCTTAAAAGGGATGAAAATGGGGCCCTACTTTCGATTGGAGTTAAAACGGAAGGTCTTATTTTAGAAGAGGATATTATAAGGACCTATGTCCTGCGTGCCATGATCCGCTTAGTTTCCGGCTCCATGAAGGATATTTCCATGACTCATGTGGAAGGTACAAAGGCTCTCCTTTGGGCACAGTCAGGCAAGCAGATTAATCTGCCGGGCGGACGGATCGCTCTTAGAAGTTCTGACTATTTGTGGATAAAGAATAAAATGAAGAATGAAACTGTGGATAATCCTAATGATATCTTACTTCCCCAAGTTGATTTTCAAGTCTTTCCCTATAAAAAAGGTCAGGAAATTCCCAAAAACGGGTATACGAAATGGTTCGATTATGATAAAATCAAATGTGCACTCTCTGTGAGGTATCGGCAAACCGGAGATTACCTGACACTGACCGGAGGCGGCAGAAAGACCGTCAAGGCATTTATGATAGATGAGAAGATTCCCAGAGAGGAACGTGGAAAAATTCCATTAATTGCGGATGGTTCCCATGTCCTGTGGGTCATCGGATACCGGATCAGTGAATACTATAAGATAACAGATGATACCCATACAGTAATACAAATGCAGTTAGACGGAGGAAAAGACAATGGATGA
- the nox gene encoding H2O-forming NADH oxidase: MERIVVIGANHAGTAAINTILDNYKDKEVTIFDSNDNISFLGCGMALWIGNQIPSSEGLFYCSREIFEQKGAKVYLETIVYHIDFDKKLVFATGKDGQSYQTPYDKLILATGSLPVTPTIEGTDLKNVQYVKLYQNAKEVIDKLHENMIRNVVVVGAGYIGVELAEAFNRIGKKVTLIDTASTCLSGYYDQEFTDIMSKNLESHGIKLAYEETVTSIKGTGKVEKIVTDKHEYPADMVVLGIGFKPNSQLGKDVLELFKNGAYLVNEHQQTSQPDVYAIGDCATIYDNSIQKTNYIALATNAVRSGIVAAHNACGTPLKSIGVQGSNGICIWDLKMVSTGITLEKAKKLGYDAVATDYEDTQKPAFIQHDNYKVKIRIVYDRKTRIILGAQMCSEYDISMAIHMFSLAIQEQVTIDRLKLTDIFFLPHFNKPYNYFTMAALMAE, translated from the coding sequence ATGGAGCGTATCGTAGTAATTGGAGCAAATCATGCTGGAACTGCGGCAATTAACACTATTTTAGATAACTACAAGGACAAGGAAGTCACGATTTTTGACTCCAATGACAATATCAGCTTTCTTGGATGCGGTATGGCCTTATGGATTGGAAATCAGATTCCGTCTTCCGAAGGATTGTTTTACTGCAGCAGGGAGATTTTTGAACAGAAGGGCGCAAAGGTATATTTAGAGACCATTGTCTATCATATTGATTTTGATAAAAAGCTGGTATTTGCCACTGGAAAAGACGGCCAGAGCTATCAGACTCCCTATGATAAACTTATTCTTGCTACCGGATCTCTTCCTGTCACTCCAACCATTGAAGGGACCGATTTAAAAAATGTTCAGTACGTAAAATTATATCAGAACGCAAAAGAAGTAATTGATAAGCTTCACGAAAACATGATCCGCAATGTAGTCGTAGTCGGCGCAGGCTACATCGGCGTGGAGCTGGCAGAGGCCTTTAATCGTATTGGAAAGAAAGTAACTCTCATTGATACTGCAAGCACCTGTCTGTCCGGATATTATGATCAGGAATTTACGGATATCATGTCTAAGAACTTAGAAAGCCATGGAATTAAGCTGGCTTACGAGGAAACCGTTACAAGCATTAAGGGTACCGGCAAGGTGGAGAAGATCGTCACTGACAAACATGAGTATCCAGCCGATATGGTGGTGCTTGGAATCGGCTTTAAGCCCAACAGCCAGCTGGGAAAAGACGTCCTGGAGCTGTTTAAGAACGGGGCTTATCTGGTAAATGAACATCAGCAGACCAGTCAGCCGGACGTCTATGCCATTGGTGACTGTGCGACCATTTATGATAATTCCATTCAAAAGACCAACTATATTGCCCTGGCTACCAACGCAGTGCGTTCCGGAATCGTAGCGGCTCATAATGCCTGTGGAACTCCACTGAAATCCATTGGAGTTCAGGGTTCAAATGGTATCTGTATTTGGGATCTTAAGATGGTCTCAACCGGAATTACACTGGAAAAAGCAAAGAAATTGGGCTATGACGCGGTTGCTACCGATTACGAAGACACCCAGAAGCCTGCATTTATCCAGCATGATAATTATAAGGTAAAAATCCGTATCGTATATGACAGAAAGACCAGAATCATCTTAGGAGCGCAGATGTGTTCTGAATACGATATTTCCATGGCAATCCATATGTTCTCTCTTGCCATTCAGGAACAGGTTACCATTGACCGCTTAAAGCTGACAGACATCTTCTTCCTGCCTCACTTTAACAAGCCATATAATTATTTCACCATGGCGGCTTTGATGGCAGAATAA
- the hpt gene encoding hypoxanthine phosphoribosyltransferase has protein sequence MDDKIRVMLSEEEIAERIKEVAAQISKDYEGKKLHLICILKGGVFFTCELSKRITLPLTLDFMSVSSYGSGTVSSGIVKIVKDLDDPIEGKDVLIVEDIIDSGNTLSYLIEVLKQRNPNSIELCTLLDKPERRVKKQVQVKYTCFTVPDQFIIGYGLDYDQIYRNLPYIGVIEQQ, from the coding sequence ATGGATGATAAGATACGTGTAATGTTATCAGAGGAAGAGATCGCAGAAAGAATCAAGGAAGTTGCAGCGCAGATCAGCAAGGACTATGAAGGAAAGAAGCTTCATCTTATCTGTATCTTAAAGGGAGGAGTCTTCTTCACCTGTGAGCTTTCCAAACGAATCACTCTGCCCCTTACTTTGGATTTCATGTCCGTATCAAGCTACGGCTCTGGTACCGTATCAAGCGGTATTGTGAAGATTGTAAAGGATCTTGACGATCCGATTGAAGGAAAAGATGTTCTCATTGTTGAGGATATTATTGATTCTGGAAACACCTTATCCTATTTGATTGAGGTATTAAAACAGAGAAATCCAAACAGCATTGAGCTTTGTACCCTGCTTGATAAACCGGAACGCCGGGTAAAGAAGCAGGTTCAGGTAAAGTATACCTGTTTCACCGTACCGGATCAGTTTATCATCGGTTACGGTCTTGATTACGATCAGATATACAGGAATTTGCCATATATTGGAGTTATAGAACAGCAATAA
- a CDS encoding septum formation initiator family protein yields the protein MSVRGKTRRKRKDKWGNRMALVGITFVVFSLAVTVTIKGTSLKEREREYRIRLENLQAQVDKEEDRAKKLEDYRVYVQTKQYIEEVAKQKLGLVKPDEILLKPSQRQ from the coding sequence ATGAGCGTGAGAGGAAAAACGAGAAGAAAAAGAAAAGACAAGTGGGGTAACCGAATGGCCCTCGTTGGCATTACTTTTGTTGTGTTCAGCCTTGCCGTGACAGTTACAATCAAAGGCACATCTTTGAAGGAAAGAGAGAGGGAGTATCGAATCCGTCTTGAAAACCTTCAGGCCCAGGTGGACAAGGAAGAGGATCGTGCCAAGAAGCTGGAGGATTACCGCGTCTATGTTCAGACAAAGCAATACATAGAAGAGGTGGCAAAGCAGAAGCTTGGCCTAGTAAAGCCTGACGAAATTTTGCTAAAGCCTTCCCAAAGGCAGTAA
- a CDS encoding glycoside hydrolase family 13 protein: protein MCFQQVALNKEALFTDETDSFRFPCEPEEGDEVVLLFRTALNDIDWVYYIEAGSEQPTAMKRTSSDEMFDYYEHRKKAGCDPIRYCFQVVKGNQVCYYSRLGVEDQIPSEGWFLMVPGFSTPDWAKGAVMYQIFVDRFCNGDPANDVVDDEYVYLKRKVTGIRDWNKYPDQFDVCSFYGGDLQGVWDKLDYLENLGVEVIYLNPIFVSPSNHKYDCQDYDHIDPHYGVIAMDGGAVLDSEATSNQNATKYMIRTTAEENLKESNDFFSRFIKEVHKRGMKVILDGVFNHCGSFHKWLDGERIYELSGNYEPGAYVSKESPYHSFFNFQDENWPYNGSYDGWWGHATLPKLNYEGSDTLYQYILNIAAKWVSKPYNADGWRLDVAADLGQSSQFNHSFWKDFRKTVKAANQDAIILAEHYGDPSEWLKGDEWDTVMNYDAFMEPVSWFLTGMEKHSDEKDEKLFGDGAAFFKAMNHHMSRMMAGSLFTAMNQLSNHDHSRFLTRTNKKIGRTATEGPEGASDGISYGIFRQGVMLQMTWPGAPAIYYGDEAGVCGWTDPDNRRTYPWGNENMELIEFHRYMTDLHRSIKALRIGSLKQLLAGDHLIAYGRFTGDSICAVAVNSHENEQEVHIPVWQLGLKSGETMSRVMLTYESGYNVGKLSYSVIEGNVKVLLPPVSSVLLVGNRD from the coding sequence ATGTGCTTTCAGCAAGTTGCTTTAAATAAAGAGGCATTATTTACCGACGAGACTGACAGCTTCCGGTTTCCCTGTGAACCAGAAGAAGGGGACGAAGTAGTTCTTCTCTTCCGGACGGCCTTGAATGATATTGATTGGGTCTATTATATAGAAGCCGGCAGTGAACAACCAACTGCCATGAAAAGAACCAGCTCTGATGAAATGTTCGATTATTATGAGCACAGAAAAAAAGCAGGTTGTGATCCCATTCGGTACTGCTTTCAGGTGGTAAAAGGGAATCAGGTCTGTTATTACAGCCGCCTGGGCGTGGAAGATCAGATACCATCTGAGGGCTGGTTTTTAATGGTACCGGGCTTCTCCACACCAGACTGGGCAAAGGGGGCCGTCATGTATCAGATTTTTGTTGACCGCTTCTGCAATGGAGATCCAGCCAATGATGTGGTAGATGACGAATATGTGTACTTAAAAAGGAAGGTTACCGGTATCAGGGACTGGAATAAGTATCCCGATCAGTTTGATGTATGCAGCTTTTATGGTGGAGATTTGCAGGGGGTATGGGATAAGCTTGACTATCTGGAAAATCTGGGTGTGGAAGTAATTTATCTAAATCCCATTTTTGTATCGCCCTCCAATCATAAATACGATTGTCAGGATTATGACCATATTGATCCCCATTACGGTGTCATAGCCATGGATGGGGGAGCGGTTTTAGATTCTGAAGCCACCAGCAACCAGAATGCCACCAAATACATGATACGTACCACGGCAGAGGAAAACCTAAAAGAGAGCAATGATTTCTTCTCCAGGTTTATAAAAGAAGTACACAAAAGGGGAATGAAGGTCATACTGGACGGTGTGTTTAACCACTGCGGTTCTTTCCACAAATGGCTGGATGGAGAACGGATTTATGAGCTTTCAGGAAATTATGAGCCAGGAGCCTATGTCTCAAAAGAAAGCCCTTATCATTCCTTTTTTAATTTCCAGGATGAGAACTGGCCTTATAACGGCTCTTATGATGGCTGGTGGGGTCATGCGACACTTCCAAAGCTTAACTATGAAGGCTCTGATACTCTTTACCAGTATATCCTTAACATAGCTGCCAAATGGGTTTCTAAGCCATACAATGCCGACGGCTGGCGCCTTGACGTAGCTGCTGACTTAGGGCAAAGCAGTCAATTCAATCACAGCTTCTGGAAGGATTTCAGAAAGACAGTGAAGGCAGCCAATCAAGATGCCATCATACTTGCGGAGCATTATGGTGACCCTTCAGAATGGTTAAAAGGTGACGAATGGGATACGGTGATGAATTACGATGCCTTTATGGAGCCGGTCTCCTGGTTTCTCACTGGTATGGAAAAACATAGTGATGAAAAGGATGAAAAGCTCTTTGGAGACGGAGCAGCCTTTTTTAAGGCCATGAACCACCATATGAGCCGTATGATGGCGGGATCATTGTTCACTGCCATGAACCAGCTTTCCAATCATGATCATTCCCGTTTCCTTACAAGAACCAATAAAAAAATAGGCCGTACGGCTACAGAAGGACCGGAGGGAGCTTCCGATGGAATCAGCTACGGCATATTTCGTCAGGGTGTGATGCTCCAGATGACCTGGCCCGGTGCTCCCGCCATCTATTATGGGGATGAGGCCGGTGTTTGCGGCTGGACAGATCCAGACAATCGTCGAACCTACCCCTGGGGAAATGAAAACATGGAACTGATAGAATTCCACCGGTATATGACTGATCTTCACCGGTCCATCAAAGCGCTCCGCATTGGCTCCTTAAAGCAGCTTTTAGCAGGAGACCATCTCATTGCATACGGTCGCTTTACAGGAGACAGTATCTGCGCCGTTGCAGTAAACAGCCATGAAAATGAGCAGGAAGTCCACATACCGGTCTGGCAGCTTGGATTAAAGAGCGGCGAGACCATGTCCCGGGTCATGCTGACTTATGAGAGTGGCTATAATGTAGGTAAGCTCTCATACTCGGTGATAGAGGGGAATGTGAAGGTTTTATTGCCCCCTGTAAGCTCTGTGCTACTAGTTGGCAACAGGGACTAG
- a CDS encoding MazG family protein, translated as MHTFSDLVNITSKLRSKDGCPWDKEQTHESLKQYLLEEAGEVIEAIDHKDKENLCEELGDLLFQVMIHSQIAKENQDFTIDDVVNGICEKMIRRHPHVFGDKKVISSEEGEALWEAIKMQEKAREKSEKP; from the coding sequence ATGCATACTTTCAGTGATTTAGTAAATATTACAAGTAAACTGCGTTCCAAAGATGGCTGCCCCTGGGATAAGGAGCAGACCCACGAGAGCCTGAAGCAATATCTTTTGGAGGAAGCCGGCGAGGTAATAGAGGCCATTGATCATAAGGATAAGGAAAATCTGTGTGAGGAACTGGGAGATCTTCTTTTCCAGGTCATGATCCACAGCCAGATCGCAAAGGAGAATCAGGATTTCACCATTGATGATGTTGTAAATGGAATTTGTGAAAAAATGATACGCAGGCATCCACACGTTTTTGGCGATAAAAAGGTGATTTCGTCGGAAGAAGGAGAAGCCCTGTGGGAAGCAATAAAAATGCAGGAGAAAGCTCGTGAAAAGAGCGAAAAACCTTGA
- the ftsH gene encoding ATP-dependent zinc metalloprotease FtsH — protein sequence MKQQQPFKGLGFLLLLVIMLIFASRLPQKSEIITNQELMQAIDNGTIASATIRQSDPPPTGKIEMTMNDGTSKQANVSNVLGIQDRLDRNGITYTVDAVQKENLFLTITLPLILTAVAMVFLFMVMNARAGAGSANSKMMNFGRSRALLAKDANKVNFSKVAGLEEEKEELEEVVDFLKNPQKYTSVGARIPKGILLVGPPGTGKTLLGKAVAGEAGVPFFSISGSDFVEMFVGVGASRVRDLFEEGKKHAPCIIFIDEIDAVARRRGTGMGGGHDEREQTLNQLLVEMDGFGINEGIIVMAATNRVDILDPAILRPGRFDRKVGVGKPDVKGREDILKVHSKEKPLGEDVDLKRIAQTTSGFTGADLENLMNEAAIYTARHSKKFISQADIDKAFVKVGIGAEKKSKIITEKEKKITAYHEAGHAILFHLLPDEGPVHTISIIPTGMSAAGYTMPLPEKDHMFNTREKMLQDIMVDLGGRIAEELIFGDITTGASQDIKQATALARAMVTQFGMSDKVGMINYDNDGDEVFIGRDLAHTKSYGGQVANTIDNEVKRIIDECYQKAREILVKHEDVLHACCQLLMEKEKIGQQEFEELFKVPTEVI from the coding sequence TTGAAACAACAGCAACCATTTAAAGGCTTAGGATTTCTGCTCCTTCTGGTTATCATGCTTATATTTGCCAGCAGGCTTCCCCAGAAAAGTGAGATCATCACCAACCAGGAGCTTATGCAGGCAATCGATAATGGAACCATAGCCTCGGCTACGATCCGGCAGAGCGACCCGCCGCCAACGGGAAAAATTGAGATGACAATGAACGACGGCACGTCAAAACAGGCCAACGTATCCAATGTACTTGGAATCCAGGACCGCTTAGACCGCAATGGAATTACCTATACGGTGGACGCAGTTCAGAAGGAAAACCTGTTTTTGACTATAACATTGCCGCTTATATTAACAGCAGTAGCCATGGTGTTTTTATTCATGGTCATGAATGCCAGAGCAGGAGCCGGAAGTGCCAACAGTAAGATGATGAATTTCGGAAGAAGCCGGGCACTCCTTGCCAAAGATGCCAACAAGGTGAATTTCAGCAAGGTAGCAGGACTTGAGGAAGAAAAGGAAGAGCTGGAGGAAGTGGTGGATTTCCTTAAAAATCCTCAGAAGTACACCAGCGTAGGCGCCAGAATCCCTAAGGGAATCCTGCTTGTAGGGCCTCCGGGAACCGGTAAGACACTTCTTGGCAAGGCAGTAGCAGGAGAAGCCGGAGTACCGTTTTTCTCCATTTCAGGTTCTGACTTTGTGGAGATGTTCGTAGGTGTCGGTGCATCTCGTGTCAGAGATTTATTTGAAGAAGGTAAGAAACACGCCCCATGTATCATTTTCATTGATGAAATTGATGCAGTAGCCCGCCGAAGAGGTACGGGTATGGGCGGTGGCCATGATGAAAGAGAGCAGACTCTAAACCAGCTTCTCGTTGAGATGGATGGTTTTGGAATCAATGAAGGAATCATCGTAATGGCAGCCACCAACCGGGTGGATATTTTAGATCCTGCCATCCTTCGTCCCGGCCGTTTTGACCGGAAGGTAGGAGTAGGAAAACCAGATGTAAAGGGAAGAGAAGATATCCTAAAGGTTCACTCCAAGGAAAAGCCACTTGGTGAAGATGTGGATTTAAAGAGAATTGCCCAGACAACATCTGGATTTACCGGCGCAGATCTTGAAAATCTTATGAATGAAGCAGCCATTTATACAGCCAGACACAGCAAGAAGTTCATTAGTCAGGCTGATATTGATAAAGCATTTGTAAAAGTCGGCATTGGAGCCGAGAAAAAGAGCAAGATCATTACTGAAAAGGAAAAGAAGATCACAGCCTACCACGAGGCAGGCCATGCGATTTTATTCCATCTCCTTCCTGACGAGGGACCGGTTCATACTATTTCCATTATACCAACGGGAATGAGTGCAGCCGGATATACCATGCCTCTTCCGGAAAAAGATCATATGTTCAACACCAGAGAAAAGATGCTGCAGGATATTATGGTAGATTTGGGAGGAAGAATCGCTGAGGAGCTTATTTTCGGTGATATTACCACCGGAGCTTCCCAGGATATCAAGCAGGCCACCGCATTGGCCCGTGCCATGGTGACCCAGTTCGGTATGTCCGATAAGGTAGGCATGATCAATTATGACAACGACGGTGATGAAGTATTCATTGGCAGGGATCTGGCACATACCAAGAGCTATGGCGGTCAGGTTGCCAATACCATTGACAATGAAGTGAAACGAATCATTGATGAGTGCTATCAGAAGGCAAGAGAAATTCTCGTGAAACACGAAGATGTACTTCATGCCTGCTGTCAGTTGCTTATGGAAAAAGAAAAAATCGGTCAGCAGGAGTTTGAAGAACTTTTCAAAGTTCCCACAGAAGTGATATAA
- a CDS encoding HU family DNA-binding protein: MNKAELIAAVSEKAELSKKDAEKAVKALTDVISEELVKGEKIQLVGFGTFEVSERAAREGRNPKSGEVMNIPASKTPKFKAGKALKDMVNA; encoded by the coding sequence ATGAACAAAGCAGAGTTAATCGCAGCAGTATCAGAAAAGGCAGAACTGTCCAAAAAGGATGCAGAGAAGGCAGTGAAAGCTCTGACAGATGTTATATCTGAAGAGTTAGTAAAAGGCGAGAAAATCCAGTTAGTTGGATTTGGTACATTTGAAGTATCTGAAAGAGCTGCTAGAGAAGGAAGAAATCCTAAGAGCGGTGAAGTTATGAATATCCCTGCTTCCAAAACACCTAAGTTTAAAGCTGGTAAGGCTTTAAAGGATATGGTAAACGCTTAA
- a CDS encoding RNA-binding S4 domain-containing protein, whose product MRLDKFLKVSRLIKRRTVANDACDAGRVLVNDKPAKASLSVKQGDVIEIHFGTSSVKVEVLDVAETVKKDEAKELYRYL is encoded by the coding sequence ATGAGGTTGGACAAGTTTCTTAAGGTTTCCCGCCTGATCAAGAGAAGGACCGTTGCCAACGATGCCTGTGATGCAGGCCGCGTGCTTGTCAATGACAAGCCGGCGAAAGCTTCTTTGAGCGTCAAGCAAGGCGACGTAATCGAGATACATTTTGGAACCAGTTCGGTTAAAGTTGAGGTTCTTGATGTAGCGGAAACGGTGAAAAAGGATGAGGCGAAGGAACTTTATCGTTATCTTTAG
- the yabQ gene encoding spore cortex biosynthesis protein YabQ → MTYDLLRVFRIFVPHSYVFVGIEDMVFWVYASLTTFSLLYEQNDGGLRGYVIVGVFLGMFLYDRTISRFFLKFLKKFWKYLKMKIRIIFRRKKRQ, encoded by the coding sequence ATGACATATGACCTGTTGCGTGTATTTCGCATTTTTGTTCCTCACTCCTATGTATTTGTTGGGATCGAGGACATGGTATTCTGGGTATATGCTTCTTTGACCACCTTTTCTCTTTTATATGAACAAAATGACGGTGGGTTAAGGGGCTATGTCATTGTCGGAGTCTTTCTCGGCATGTTCCTATATGACAGGACCATAAGCCGTTTTTTTCTAAAGTTCTTGAAAAAATTTTGGAAATATCTTAAAATGAAAATACGTATAATTTTCCGCCGGAAAAAGCGGCAATAA